One genomic region from uncultured Cohaesibacter sp. encodes:
- a CDS encoding ATP-binding protein: MTHASGPGAPQKPKLNTKSLGTAFAKAKRSVRSGFHLWPRTLAGQLIAALMIALVLAQAISIMMFAFERKNITLAATRGQILDRTASVVRVLNQTDMTLHARFLDAAEGRGIRFDLTDTTNLSLPAEGSTEAGLAHRLERRAGLAENTVRFSKLPTDRFLMPPRERNPVDDAPLVDAPPPSGRMMNSRESTDEKDRLYRHRRNWNDRPPPWRQLRDPIMTQDMKIAVPLDSGKWLIAKSELPAPPDKWGRPFLISLTVTAVLIIAVVILIVRKLTAPLRELESASRKLGRGEAIAPLKEEGPTEIRGTISAFNAMQERLMRFVQDRTRMLAAVSHDLRTPITTLRLRTEFIDDDEMREKLQETLEEMQAMTDAVLAFAREDASKEETRDVNLAALMSSMAEDYQELGKNVTFEGPDNLTFSCRQVSLKRALRNLTENALRYAGSASLTLQATPRHIEIKVSDDGPGIPAEKLEEVFAPFFRVEGSRNLETGGVGLGLSITRTIIRSHGGDVTLRNRKKGGLEAAITLPRK, translated from the coding sequence TTGACCCACGCATCAGGACCGGGCGCACCGCAAAAGCCGAAGCTGAATACCAAATCCTTGGGTACTGCTTTTGCCAAAGCAAAAAGGTCCGTCAGATCTGGCTTTCACCTTTGGCCGCGGACATTGGCAGGGCAATTGATTGCTGCGTTGATGATTGCCCTTGTGCTGGCGCAAGCCATCTCGATCATGATGTTTGCCTTTGAGCGAAAGAATATCACACTGGCTGCGACTCGTGGTCAGATTCTGGACCGGACGGCCTCGGTTGTGCGTGTGCTCAACCAGACCGACATGACCCTGCATGCCCGGTTTCTTGATGCAGCAGAAGGGCGGGGTATCCGCTTTGATCTGACAGACACAACCAATCTGTCATTGCCTGCCGAAGGCAGTACGGAAGCCGGGCTTGCCCATCGGCTGGAACGCCGTGCCGGGCTCGCAGAGAACACGGTGCGCTTTAGCAAACTGCCAACCGATCGGTTTCTCATGCCGCCCAGAGAGCGTAACCCGGTTGATGACGCCCCCCTTGTAGATGCACCTCCCCCAAGCGGGCGCATGATGAATAGCCGGGAATCGACGGACGAAAAGGACAGGCTTTATCGCCATCGGCGGAATTGGAATGACCGCCCCCCGCCATGGCGGCAATTACGCGACCCAATCATGACACAGGATATGAAGATCGCGGTACCCCTGGACAGTGGCAAATGGCTGATTGCCAAATCTGAATTGCCCGCCCCACCAGACAAGTGGGGGCGCCCGTTCCTTATTTCTCTTACCGTCACAGCTGTGTTGATCATTGCTGTGGTCATTCTCATCGTTCGCAAGCTTACGGCTCCCTTGCGGGAGTTGGAGAGCGCATCGCGCAAGTTGGGACGCGGAGAGGCCATCGCGCCACTAAAAGAAGAAGGCCCAACCGAAATTCGAGGCACAATCAGCGCCTTCAACGCCATGCAGGAACGGCTCATGCGCTTTGTGCAAGATCGTACCCGGATGCTCGCAGCCGTCAGCCATGACTTGCGCACGCCGATCACGACCTTGCGGCTCAGAACCGAATTCATCGACGATGACGAGATGCGGGAGAAGCTTCAGGAGACCTTGGAGGAAATGCAGGCGATGACCGACGCCGTGCTTGCCTTTGCGCGCGAAGATGCCAGCAAAGAAGAAACGCGGGACGTCAATCTGGCCGCCCTCATGTCTTCCATGGCCGAGGATTATCAAGAGCTTGGCAAGAATGTCACGTTCGAAGGGCCAGACAATCTGACCTTCTCTTGCCGACAGGTAAGCCTCAAGCGGGCCTTGCGTAACCTTACGGAAAATGCGCTGCGCTATGCAGGCAGTGCCTCCCTCACGCTGCAAGCCACCCCGCGCCATATCGAGATCAAGGTCAGCGATGACGGCCCGGGTATTCCGGCTGAAAAGCTTGAAGAGGTGTTTGCGCCCTTCTTCCGGGTGGAGGGGTCGCGCAATCTGGAGACCGGCGGGGTCGGTCTGGGCCTTTCCATCACACGCACGATCATTCGCAGCCATGGGGGTGATGTGACCCTTAGGAACCGCAAGAAAGGCGGTCTTGAAGCTGCGATAACCCTACCGCGCAAATAG
- a CDS encoding response regulator translates to MEQSAHILVVDDHRDIRELLSKYLSKNGFRVSDADGGGKMRQILKTAAIDLIVLDVMMPGEDGLTLCRYVRENENIPVILLTALGEETDRIIGLEIGADDYLTKPFNPRELLARIKSVLRRSQSMPREAEKPDEPEVLTFDEWTLYVHQRELVSPDGVTVPLSAADYRLLITFLKRPTMVLSRDQLLDLTSGRTAQIFDRSIDNQVSRLRKKIEEDPKIPKMIKTVRGGGYVFTAKVTGKVEDAPFDQADEEGAS, encoded by the coding sequence ATGGAACAATCAGCCCATATTCTAGTGGTGGATGATCATCGGGACATTCGCGAGTTGTTGTCGAAATATCTCTCAAAGAATGGCTTCCGGGTGAGTGATGCTGATGGCGGTGGCAAAATGCGCCAGATTCTCAAAACGGCGGCGATTGATCTCATCGTGTTGGATGTGATGATGCCAGGAGAAGACGGCCTGACGCTCTGCCGCTATGTGCGTGAGAATGAGAATATACCGGTTATTCTGCTCACTGCCCTTGGCGAAGAAACAGACCGCATTATCGGTCTCGAAATCGGGGCTGACGACTATCTGACCAAACCTTTCAATCCACGCGAGCTTCTAGCGCGCATCAAGTCTGTGCTGCGGCGCAGTCAATCCATGCCGCGCGAGGCAGAAAAACCCGATGAGCCGGAAGTCCTGACCTTTGACGAATGGACACTCTATGTGCATCAGCGCGAATTGGTCAGCCCGGATGGTGTCACTGTGCCGCTGAGCGCGGCAGACTACCGTCTGCTGATTACTTTCCTAAAGCGCCCGACCATGGTGCTCTCTCGCGATCAGTTGCTCGATCTCACCTCGGGCCGCACGGCACAGATTTTCGATCGCTCGATAGACAATCAGGTCTCTCGCTTGCGCAAAAAGATTGAGGAAGATCCCAAAATTCCGAAGATGATCAAGACCGTGCGCGGCGGTGGCTATGTTTTCACCGCAAAGGTGACTGGCAAAGTGGAGGACGCCCCCTTCGATCAAGCTGATGAGGAGGGGGCTTCTTGA
- a CDS encoding EF-hand domain-containing protein produces the protein MNSFTKIALTVALIGGVSATALSVNSASAKGWNNGRTMGPAQAQPFHGPRGMLDLKAIDTDQDGAITKDEFSASMDKKISDNDTDGDDAVSLEEFQKEWMAMTKDRMVRTFQFFDRDGDGKVTLEEFTDPAEARFDRLDVNHDGKVDASDRKAMRNKGPRPDFGKRGFGHHGHGMKGPQGGPQGGMMGGMMGGMMGGPRGGQFQQGQFGPQGGPQGGMMGGPRGGQFQQGQFGPQGGPQGGMMGGPRGGQFQQGQFGPQGGPQGGMMGGPRGGQFQQGQFGPQGGPQGGMMGGPRGGQFQQGQFGPQGGPQGGMMGGPRGGQFQQGQFGPQGGPQGGMMGGPRGGQFQQGQFGPQGGPQGGMMGGPRGGQFQPAPAPQMAPTAAPQAPEAQPAPDHAADAAPKLPPVAMVK, from the coding sequence ATGAACAGTTTTACCAAAATTGCTTTGACTGTAGCCCTGATTGGCGGGGTATCTGCAACAGCTCTGAGTGTTAACAGCGCTTCGGCTAAAGGATGGAACAACGGTCGCACCATGGGCCCTGCGCAGGCTCAGCCTTTTCACGGTCCCCGTGGCATGCTGGATCTGAAAGCCATCGACACCGATCAGGACGGCGCCATTACCAAGGATGAATTCTCTGCTTCCATGGACAAGAAAATCAGCGATAACGACACCGACGGCGATGATGCCGTGTCGCTGGAAGAGTTCCAGAAAGAGTGGATGGCCATGACCAAAGATCGCATGGTGAGGACCTTCCAGTTCTTTGATCGCGATGGTGATGGCAAGGTAACCCTTGAAGAATTCACCGATCCGGCAGAGGCTCGCTTTGATCGCCTCGATGTCAATCATGATGGCAAAGTGGATGCCTCTGACCGCAAGGCCATGCGCAACAAGGGGCCACGTCCCGATTTTGGTAAACGCGGCTTTGGCCATCATGGTCATGGTATGAAAGGTCCGCAAGGTGGCCCTCAGGGTGGCATGATGGGCGGCATGATGGGCGGCATGATGGGTGGCCCGCGTGGCGGCCAGTTCCAGCAGGGCCAGTTTGGTCCGCAAGGCGGTCCTCAGGGTGGCATGATGGGTGGCCCGCGTGGCGGCCAGTTCCAGCAGGGCCAGTTTGGTCCGCAAGGCGGTCCTCAGGGTGGCATGATGGGCGGTCCGCGTGGCGGCCAGTTCCAGCAGGGTCAGTTTGGTCCGCAAGGCGGTCCTCAGGGCGGCATGATGGGTGGTCCGCGCGGCGGTCAGTTCCAGCAGGGCCAGTTTGGTCCACAAGGCGGTCCTCAGGGTGGCATGATGGGTGGCCCACGTGGCGGTCAGTTCCAGCAGGGCCAGTTTGGTCCGCAAGGTGGTCCTCAGGGTGGCATGATGGGTGGTCCGCGTGGCGGTCAGTTCCAGCAGGGCCAGTTTGGTCCGCAAGGTGGTCCCCAGGGTGGCATGATGGGTGGTCCGCGTGGCGGCCAGTTCCAGCAGGGCCAGTTCGGTCCGCAAGGTGGTCCTCAGGGCGGCATGATGGGTGGCCCGCGTGGCGGCCAGTTCCAGCCAGCTCCGGCACCGCAGATGGCCCCGACAGCAGCGCCTCAGGCTCCTGAAGCTCAGCCTGCCCCTGATCATGCAGCAGATGCAGCGCCAAAGCTTCCACCTGTTGCCATGGTCAAGTAA
- a CDS encoding GNAT family N-acetyltransferase — MSYALIRSATDEDGPAIGKLIASVFADYENCHFVDEEYPELEHPSSYYAAMGGQIWVAEQDGVIVGSLAVAESLTPGLFELHKVYVAKEARGQGLAWSMFNLATDLVDKREGKAIRLWSDTRFLEGHAFYEKIGFQKVPVERFLGDVSESWEFGFRLDAKDVD; from the coding sequence ATGAGTTATGCCCTGATCCGCTCTGCGACCGATGAAGATGGCCCAGCGATTGGCAAGCTGATCGCTTCGGTGTTTGCCGATTATGAGAATTGTCATTTCGTCGATGAGGAATATCCCGAGCTTGAGCATCCTTCCAGCTATTATGCTGCCATGGGTGGTCAGATCTGGGTAGCCGAGCAGGATGGCGTGATTGTCGGCTCGCTGGCAGTGGCCGAATCCCTCACCCCCGGCCTATTCGAGCTGCACAAGGTCTATGTCGCCAAGGAAGCGCGCGGACAGGGACTGGCTTGGTCCATGTTCAATCTGGCGACAGATCTGGTGGACAAGCGCGAAGGCAAGGCCATTCGGCTATGGAGCGATACGCGATTTCTGGAAGGCCATGCCTTCTACGAGAAGATCGGCTTTCAAAAGGTGCCGGTAGAGCGGTTTCTGGGCGATGTGTCCGAAAGCTGGGAATTCGGTTTCCGGCTTGATGCCAAAGACGTAGACTGA
- a CDS encoding sigma-54-dependent Fis family transcriptional regulator, producing the protein MSSGPADLNSVRIAVVSSDPAFRRMINDQLADLLEEKLKQPCDIQMFDDKAPSSFLMEPACALITFEDEEELKVLSRLASRHPNMLLLALSENGSVSRAVASMQAGAHDFIARPVSADVLSSRMSEMIAHHRPAPHGDILVSSHKSAPKGHAGTNASNGTETFDRAIDAEIMRDFEGFIGTSSAMQGVYDQIMRIAGSKAPVFITGESGTGKEVCAQALHARSSRNSGPFIAINCSAIPADLMESEVFGHMRGAFTGANDDRKGAAELADGGTLFLDEIGEMPLDLQAKLLRLIQTGTLRRVGGNEEISLNIRFVAATNRDPLEEVRAGRFREDLFYRMHVLPIHLPPLRDRTGDIVPLAKSFLQQYAREEGKGFHIFSTEAEYMLTAYRWPGNVRQLQNTIRRLTVMYDGAVVEPDHLPDLLRSDESFEQDLNQAISDLRQMGKAMSESIQPFWQQEKQIIEGALSYFDGNISRAAAALEISPSTIYRKRMSWAQKETA; encoded by the coding sequence ATGTCATCAGGACCTGCGGATCTTAATTCTGTCCGCATTGCAGTCGTTAGTTCTGATCCCGCATTTCGCCGCATGATCAATGATCAGCTGGCGGACCTGCTCGAGGAGAAACTCAAGCAGCCGTGCGATATCCAGATGTTCGACGACAAAGCCCCGTCCAGCTTCCTCATGGAGCCGGCCTGCGCCCTCATCACCTTTGAGGACGAAGAAGAGCTTAAGGTCCTGTCACGTCTGGCAAGCCGTCACCCCAACATGTTGCTTCTGGCGCTCAGCGAAAATGGCTCCGTCTCCCGCGCGGTGGCGTCCATGCAGGCAGGAGCACATGATTTCATCGCGCGCCCTGTTTCCGCCGACGTGCTCAGCAGCCGGATGAGCGAGATGATCGCCCATCACCGCCCTGCCCCGCACGGAGATATTCTCGTTTCGTCCCACAAATCGGCCCCCAAAGGTCATGCAGGGACAAACGCCAGCAATGGAACAGAGACATTTGATCGTGCAATAGACGCCGAGATCATGCGTGATTTCGAGGGCTTTATCGGCACATCCTCTGCCATGCAAGGGGTCTATGACCAGATCATGCGCATTGCAGGTTCCAAGGCTCCGGTATTCATCACCGGAGAATCGGGAACCGGCAAGGAAGTCTGTGCTCAGGCACTTCATGCACGCTCTTCGCGCAATTCCGGCCCGTTCATTGCCATCAATTGCAGCGCCATTCCGGCGGATCTGATGGAATCGGAAGTCTTCGGCCACATGCGCGGGGCCTTTACCGGCGCCAATGACGACCGTAAGGGCGCAGCAGAGCTGGCTGACGGGGGCACCTTGTTCCTTGATGAAATCGGCGAAATGCCGCTTGACCTTCAGGCCAAGCTTCTGCGCCTCATCCAGACCGGCACTCTACGCCGGGTGGGCGGCAACGAGGAGATTTCCCTCAATATCCGCTTTGTCGCGGCAACCAACCGCGATCCTCTGGAAGAAGTGCGGGCGGGTCGATTCCGCGAAGATCTGTTCTACCGTATGCATGTATTGCCGATCCATCTGCCGCCTCTGCGCGACCGGACGGGCGACATCGTGCCACTGGCCAAGAGCTTCCTGCAGCAATATGCCCGCGAAGAGGGCAAGGGCTTTCATATCTTCAGCACCGAAGCGGAATATATGCTCACAGCCTATCGCTGGCCGGGCAATGTGCGCCAATTGCAGAACACCATCCGTCGCCTCACGGTGATGTATGACGGTGCCGTGGTCGAGCCGGATCATCTGCCAGATCTTCTGCGCAGTGACGAAAGCTTCGAGCAGGACCTTAATCAGGCCATCAGTGACCTGAGACAGATGGGCAAGGCGATGTCCGAATCCATCCAGCCTTTCTGGCAGCAGGAAAAACAGATCATCGAAGGCGCTCTTAGCTATTTCGATGGCAATATTTCCCGCGCAGCCGCCGCTCTGGAGATCAGCCCTTCCACGATTTACCGCAAACGCATGAGTTGGGCCCAGAAAGAAACCGCCTGA
- a CDS encoding heavy-metal-associated domain-containing protein, translating into MIKLNVQEMACGGCVKSVTEAVKGVDASAEVDASLETGEVKVESGANPEAIRTAIEEAGFPAALA; encoded by the coding sequence ATGATCAAATTGAATGTTCAGGAAATGGCCTGCGGTGGCTGCGTCAAATCAGTAACTGAAGCGGTCAAAGGCGTGGATGCGTCCGCAGAAGTGGATGCCAGCCTTGAAACAGGCGAAGTGAAGGTCGAATCTGGTGCCAATCCGGAAGCGATCCGCACAGCCATTGAAGAAGCCGGCTTCCCGGCCGCGCTGGCATAG
- a CDS encoding patatin-like phospholipase family protein, which produces MSDKKVAVAFGGGGARGISHIWIMEALDELGVKPVALSGTSIGALAAVCYASGYSGVDLRAYMLDLFGNTGEVFSRFWKHRPRSFSRLFSVQNPMANWSQFDPVWMVESFLPPDIKKDFSALEIPASFSATDYFSGDEVIFNKGDLTNALAASIAIPALFRPIEINGHLLIDGGCVNPLPVDHVRAQADIVIGVDVVGLPQKPRDGKIGSFEMGFGATQILMQTIQREKMRHDKADILVQPRVDAFRPLDFLKTADILEASRDTKEEVKQSLSRLLEQ; this is translated from the coding sequence ATGAGCGACAAAAAGGTGGCAGTTGCCTTCGGGGGAGGTGGCGCACGCGGTATTTCCCATATCTGGATCATGGAGGCGCTGGACGAGCTCGGCGTAAAGCCCGTCGCTCTCTCCGGAACATCAATCGGTGCTCTGGCTGCCGTATGCTATGCATCGGGATATTCCGGGGTCGATCTGCGCGCCTATATGCTTGATCTGTTTGGCAATACAGGGGAGGTCTTCTCCCGTTTCTGGAAACACCGCCCACGCAGCTTCTCACGGCTCTTTTCGGTGCAAAATCCCATGGCCAACTGGAGCCAGTTCGATCCGGTCTGGATGGTGGAAAGCTTTCTGCCACCCGATATCAAAAAGGATTTCAGCGCCCTTGAAATTCCGGCCAGCTTTAGTGCAACCGATTATTTTTCTGGCGATGAAGTGATTTTCAACAAGGGAGATCTGACCAACGCGCTGGCGGCCTCTATTGCGATTCCAGCCCTTTTTCGCCCCATCGAAATCAACGGGCATCTGCTGATCGATGGGGGCTGCGTCAATCCTCTGCCAGTGGATCATGTGCGGGCGCAGGCAGATATTGTCATCGGTGTGGACGTGGTTGGTCTGCCGCAAAAGCCACGGGATGGTAAGATCGGGTCATTTGAAATGGGCTTCGGAGCAACACAGATTCTCATGCAGACAATCCAGCGCGAAAAGATGCGCCATGACAAGGCTGACATCTTGGTACAGCCAAGAGTGGATGCCTTCCGGCCTCTGGATTTTCTCAAGACAGCGGACATTCTCGAAGCCAGCCGCGACACCAAGGAAGAAGTCAAGCAGAGCTTGTCTCGCCTGCTTGAGCAATGA
- a CDS encoding DUF6101 family protein, which yields MRRQENQKYTEAISYQVEGAARIDPHNLAKYFQSGEIRSKAAKLSGFSETALFGAQVPGIVQIKADQVLVECNLSCGLPLLVRVPLAYYKGVGARFIVGKREGNPLICILELVHDDPNLTLPLMASTDLEEAAVDWQSWSNRYHLPMLHKPLGAGDYEVASDRNGPLADLVTGPQMPRRPHAQISARRPRFLVRRKTGTRGPMQHFQGREIIARN from the coding sequence GTGAGGCGTCAGGAAAATCAAAAATACACGGAAGCCATTTCCTACCAGGTTGAGGGGGCAGCACGCATTGATCCCCACAATCTGGCAAAGTATTTCCAATCCGGCGAAATCCGGTCCAAGGCAGCCAAGCTCAGCGGCTTCAGCGAAACCGCTCTGTTCGGTGCACAGGTTCCCGGTATCGTTCAAATCAAGGCAGATCAGGTGCTTGTCGAGTGCAATCTCAGCTGCGGTTTACCGCTGCTGGTGCGTGTCCCGCTGGCCTATTATAAAGGTGTCGGGGCCCGTTTCATTGTCGGCAAGCGCGAAGGCAATCCACTGATCTGCATTCTCGAACTTGTACATGACGATCCCAATCTGACCTTGCCCTTGATGGCAAGCACAGATCTGGAAGAAGCCGCCGTTGACTGGCAGAGCTGGTCCAATCGCTATCATTTGCCCATGTTGCACAAGCCACTGGGCGCTGGCGATTATGAAGTGGCCAGTGACAGGAATGGCCCACTTGCCGATCTGGTGACGGGGCCACAAATGCCACGCCGGCCGCATGCACAGATCTCGGCCCGTCGGCCACGGTTTCTTGTGCGTCGGAAAACGGGCACGCGCGGTCCGATGCAACATTTTCAAGGGCGCGAAATTATCGCGCGCAACTAG
- a CDS encoding TldD/PmbA family protein → MSDLLDQSIIEERAHHLVKAAMKAGADSADAVAARAISSSVGLRDGSLEENEHSENDSMALRVFIDGCKASISTNTTDDLDILTKLAERAVAMAHLSPPDPFARLAARSDLMEPALVAERVKTCDPADLNIPTSEDLTRMVEEAEEAAMAVEGVTKSGGAAAGHFLGGAVLATSHGFVGSYMSSRISFSVTAIAGSGMTMERDYSFSAAVHRDDLRSPSLVGRRAGERAVSRLNPAKIETGTYDILFEPRVATTLVGHFASAINGAAIARHTSFLNDKLGRQVFPSGICINDDPMLPRGLGSRPFDGEGVDCQPLALVENGYLNQWVLDSATAAELGMKTNGRATRSGANPYPSTTNLRLEKGTHTQQELIAGIKDGIYITDLIGQGVNGVTGDYSRGASGVRIKDGKLAEAISEITIAGNLIDMFARMIPADDLSFEHAVNSPSILVEGMTVAGR, encoded by the coding sequence ATGTCAGACCTTCTTGATCAATCCATTATTGAGGAAAGAGCCCACCATCTTGTAAAAGCCGCCATGAAGGCTGGAGCCGACTCCGCTGATGCGGTCGCTGCCAGAGCCATTTCAAGTTCGGTTGGCTTGCGCGATGGATCGTTGGAAGAAAATGAGCATTCCGAGAATGACTCCATGGCGCTCCGGGTCTTTATAGATGGATGCAAGGCATCCATTTCCACCAATACCACCGACGATCTGGATATCCTGACCAAGCTCGCCGAGCGGGCTGTTGCCATGGCGCATCTGTCGCCGCCTGATCCCTTTGCCCGCCTCGCTGCACGCAGCGATCTGATGGAACCAGCTCTTGTGGCTGAACGGGTCAAAACCTGTGATCCGGCTGATCTTAACATCCCCACCTCGGAAGATCTGACCCGCATGGTAGAAGAGGCCGAAGAGGCTGCCATGGCTGTGGAGGGCGTGACCAAATCCGGCGGTGCTGCTGCCGGGCATTTTCTGGGAGGTGCCGTGCTGGCAACGTCCCACGGGTTTGTTGGCTCCTATATGTCTTCACGCATTTCCTTTTCCGTCACCGCCATTGCTGGCAGCGGTATGACGATGGAACGGGACTATTCCTTCTCGGCAGCAGTTCATCGCGATGATCTGCGTTCTCCGAGCCTTGTAGGTCGTCGGGCCGGTGAACGGGCTGTAAGCCGTCTCAATCCGGCCAAGATTGAAACCGGCACCTACGATATCCTGTTCGAGCCTCGGGTTGCGACAACGCTGGTTGGCCATTTCGCTTCTGCCATCAATGGCGCTGCCATTGCGCGGCACACCTCTTTCCTCAATGACAAGCTTGGTCGCCAAGTCTTCCCGTCTGGCATTTGCATCAATGATGATCCGATGCTGCCACGCGGCCTTGGCTCGCGCCCCTTTGACGGGGAGGGCGTGGACTGTCAGCCTCTGGCACTGGTGGAAAATGGCTATCTTAACCAGTGGGTTCTGGATAGTGCAACCGCCGCCGAGCTGGGAATGAAAACCAACGGACGGGCAACCCGCTCAGGCGCCAACCCTTATCCATCAACGACCAACCTGCGCCTTGAGAAGGGCACCCACACCCAGCAGGAACTGATTGCCGGTATCAAGGATGGCATTTACATAACCGACCTGATCGGGCAGGGCGTAAACGGGGTGACGGGCGATTATTCCCGTGGCGCTTCCGGCGTGCGCATCAAGGATGGCAAGCTGGCTGAAGCCATTTCTGAAATCACCATCGCAGGCAACCTTATCGACATGTTTGCACGGATGATTCCGGCCGATGATCTTTCCTTTGAACACGCGGTCAATTCACCGTCGATTCTGGTAGAGGGCATGACAGTTGCCGGACGATAA
- a CDS encoding 3'(2'),5'-bisphosphate nucleotidase CysQ, which yields MPDDKTCKASAGFKHAYKEDTKLLEDAASKAGALALRYFNRDPQVWTKQNFSPVTEADLAVDQFLKETLMAARPNYGWLSEESEDNPERLEKQRVFVIDPIDGTRAFIDGGTEWTISLAVVENHRPVAAVLFAPVRGEMYCASRFGGTQLNNVPVVCPRLANLDGARVAGPRPAIARGPLARAGVQNAGYVRSLAYRIVMVTTGALDLALAREDANDWDLAAADLIVEEAHGILRDKSNNLLKYNRPDVHHDSLYASCKALGRLVAPMMPALQFPQRRKG from the coding sequence TTGCCGGACGATAAGACTTGCAAGGCATCTGCCGGTTTCAAACACGCCTACAAGGAAGACACCAAACTGCTGGAAGACGCAGCCAGCAAGGCAGGGGCGCTTGCGCTGCGCTATTTCAACAGGGACCCTCAGGTCTGGACCAAACAGAATTTCAGTCCGGTAACAGAAGCTGATCTGGCCGTGGACCAGTTTCTAAAGGAAACTCTGATGGCCGCCCGCCCGAACTATGGTTGGCTTTCAGAAGAGAGCGAAGACAATCCCGAGCGGCTGGAAAAGCAGCGCGTCTTTGTCATAGATCCCATCGATGGCACCCGTGCCTTCATCGATGGCGGGACGGAATGGACCATCTCGCTTGCGGTGGTGGAGAATCACAGGCCGGTGGCTGCCGTACTGTTCGCTCCGGTGCGCGGTGAGATGTATTGCGCTTCCCGCTTTGGTGGCACACAGCTTAATAATGTGCCCGTTGTCTGTCCGCGCCTCGCCAATCTGGATGGTGCAAGGGTCGCCGGTCCGCGTCCGGCGATTGCCAGAGGGCCGCTGGCCCGGGCAGGCGTGCAAAATGCCGGCTATGTCCGTTCATTGGCATACAGGATCGTTATGGTCACCACCGGAGCCCTTGATCTGGCGCTGGCACGCGAAGATGCCAACGACTGGGATTTGGCCGCCGCTGACCTCATTGTCGAAGAGGCTCACGGCATCCTGCGCGACAAGTCCAACAATCTGCTGAAATATAACCGGCCCGACGTGCATCATGACAGTCTTTACGCCTCCTGCAAGGCGCTTGGCCGACTGGTTGCGCCCATGATGCCGGCGCTGCAATTTCCGCAAAGACGCAAGGGCTGA
- a CDS encoding lysophospholipid acyltransferase family protein produces the protein MRELKKIFRSKPVLTLGGRLIALWLRLVHATTRMVNNPDEGYARVEGHYPAIVALWHGQHFMVPLVKRKNDPFKALVSRSGDGHLNSVAAEALGVDVVRGSGGRNRSKTLTKGGISALKNLVSCLREGIGVVMTVNVPKTGARECGLGVVTLAKLSGRPIIPAAYASSRRIDLDTWDKASINLPFGKAAFIIGEPIYVSREADEEELERMRLLVEAALNETTRKAYEALKH, from the coding sequence GTGCGAGAGTTGAAGAAAATTTTTCGCTCCAAACCAGTGTTGACATTGGGGGGACGGCTGATTGCGCTTTGGCTGCGGTTGGTGCATGCCACCACACGCATGGTCAACAATCCCGATGAAGGCTATGCAAGGGTCGAAGGGCACTATCCGGCGATCGTGGCGCTCTGGCATGGACAGCATTTCATGGTGCCTCTGGTCAAGCGCAAGAATGATCCTTTCAAGGCGCTCGTATCGCGCTCTGGCGATGGACATCTCAACAGTGTGGCCGCTGAGGCTCTCGGCGTTGATGTGGTGCGCGGCTCCGGCGGGCGCAATCGCTCCAAGACGCTGACAAAGGGCGGTATTTCGGCGCTGAAGAATCTGGTATCCTGTCTGCGTGAAGGCATTGGCGTTGTGATGACGGTCAATGTGCCCAAAACAGGTGCCAGAGAATGTGGCCTCGGCGTGGTCACGCTGGCCAAGTTGAGCGGGCGCCCGATCATTCCGGCTGCCTACGCCTCTTCCCGGCGCATTGATCTTGATACTTGGGACAAGGCATCGATCAATTTGCCCTTCGGCAAGGCCGCCTTTATCATTGGCGAACCAATCTATGTGTCGCGTGAAGCCGATGAGGAAGAGTTGGAGCGTATGCGCCTATTGGTGGAAGCCGCGCTCAATGAGACCACCCGCAAGGCCTACGAAGCTCTCAAACACTAG